Sequence from the Luteibacter aegosomaticola genome:
CACGTGGTAGTTGCGCGGATAGGCGTTGAGCTGGTGCGTGTAGCTACCGTTCGGGTTCTCGGTGATCGTTTCGATGTGGCTGCCGCGGAAGCTGTCGGAGTAGTACGACTGCACTTCGAACGAGCGACGGTCTTCCACGTGGCTGTACTTCACCACGTAATCCGTGCGGCGGCCGTGGAAGTCATCGTAGGGACGGCGCGACTGGAACGGATCCGCATCGTAGTCAGCCTGGGTGAGACCACCCGGCATGCCTGCCTGGCCATCGTAGTGATGGATGCTGCCCGTGAGCGTGTCTTCGCTGCTGAACGCGTACTTCGCCTTGAGCATCACGTCGTCGATGCTCTCGTTGTCTTCATGCTCGCGGTACCCCGGCCCATGCAGGCCGTTGTAGAGCAGCGCGAGGCCCAGGCCGTTCTGCGTGGTGCCGCCGACGAACGCATTCGTGTTCGTGCGAATCCCGCCGTGCTCGCTGCCCTGGAACTGCACGCCCGCGCTGCCGCCGAAGGTCTCCGGGATATCGCGGGTGACGAAGTTGATGATGCCGCCCACGTTCTGCGGCCCGTAGCGCACGGAGCCGCCACCGCGCACGACGTCGACCGCCTGCAGGTTGCCGAGGCCCACCGGCGCCATCGAGACCTGCGGCTGGCCATACGGCGCCACGGCGAGCGGCACGCCATCGAGGAGAATCGTGGAGCGCGGCGAAAGGCGCGAGGTAAGACCGCGCACGCCGACGTTGAGCGACACATCGCTGCCGCCCGTGCCGTTGCTCTCCTGCACCTGCACACCGGGAATGCGGCGCAGCGCGTCGCGGAGATTGGTCGCACCGGCCTCGCGCAGCTCTTCGCGACGCACCACCGTGCGGGCACCCGGATGGTTCTGCACCACGTTCTGCTGGGCGTCGCCCAGCCAGTCACCGACGACCTTCACGCCTTCGAGGTTGGTGGGCGAGGGCGGCGGGGTCGGGTTGTCCTGGGCGAAGGCGGCGGGCGCGGCGAGGGCGCCGGCCAGCGCGAGGGCCAGGACGGTGGGGCGAGGGGACATCGGGAGCAGCCTTGGATCGTGCGAAAGGTGCTAATCGTAAATACGACTGATTATCAGATCAAATACATCATGCTTTCGGCGCCCGATCCGGCTGGATTTGATAGAAAGCAGCGAATACCGCCATAATCCGCGTATGCCCAAGCCGCTGGCCATCGTCATCGTCGCCCCACCAGGGGTCCAGATGCTGGACGTGTCCGGCCCCGCCGATGTGTTCGCCGAGGCCAACCGGCAAACCGGGCGCGAGGCCTACAAGGTGCTCACGGTCGGCACCGCGCCGCTGGCGGTCGCCTCCTCCTCCGGCATGCGCTTTCTCCCCGACCGCAGCACCCAGGACGAGATCCCGGCCCTCGATACCCTGCTCGTCGCAGGCTCGCCCGACCTGGCCAGCGCCGCCACCGACCTGCACACGCTGGACTGGCTGGCCCGCCACGCCGGCCGCGCACGGCGGTATGGCTCGATTTGCAGCGGCGCCCTGCTGTTCGCTCAGACGGGCCTGCTCGATGGGCGCCGGGCCACCACCCACTGGAAGGTGGCCGATGTGCTCGCTAGCCGCCATCCCACGCTCACCGTCGAGGCCGACGCGTTCGTCGTGCGCGATGGCCCTGTCTGCACCGCGGCGGGGGTCACGGCGGGGATGGACCTTGCGATCGCGCTCGTCGAGGAAGACCTGGGCCGCGACGTCGCCATGGCCGTGGCCGCGGAGCTGGTGGTGTTCTACCGCCGCCCCGGCGGGCAGATGCAGTTCAGCCGGCACGGTGAGGCGGCCCCCGCGGGACGGGGCGCGCTACAGGAACTGCAGCGCTACGTAGCGGCGCATCCGGGCGAGGACCACTCGGTGGGAAGCATGGCATCGCGTGCCGGCATGAGCGCTCGGCACTTCGCCCGCGTGTTCCATCGCGAGGTCGGCATGACGCCCGCCGAGTTCGTTGAAAACATGCGCGTCGAGGCCGCGCGGCGCTGGCTGGAAGAAGGGCATGACACGCCGAAACGCGTGGCGGCCAGGCTCGGCTATGCCGA
This genomic interval carries:
- a CDS encoding GlxA family transcriptional regulator; translation: MPKPLAIVIVAPPGVQMLDVSGPADVFAEANRQTGREAYKVLTVGTAPLAVASSSGMRFLPDRSTQDEIPALDTLLVAGSPDLASAATDLHTLDWLARHAGRARRYGSICSGALLFAQTGLLDGRRATTHWKVADVLASRHPTLTVEADAFVVRDGPVCTAAGVTAGMDLAIALVEEDLGRDVAMAVAAELVVFYRRPGGQMQFSRHGEAAPAGRGALQELQRYVAAHPGEDHSVGSMASRAGMSARHFARVFHREVGMTPAEFVENMRVEAARRWLEEGHDTPKRVAARLGYADANGLRRAFMRKLGVTPADYRKRYAHART